The genomic region GTCGAACCATTTGCATGAACCAGGTCCAATTCTCATTAGTTTCAGAATCGAAAACACCCATACAAACTGGATACATCCAACAATGGCCATCAACGGCGGTAGCACTAGCCAGTTGCGCCTTGAACCTGCCTGTCAAGAAGGTGCTATCTACTGCCAAGTATGGCCTGCGTCCATTAAGGAACCCATCGATGCAAGGCTTCAAAGGAATAAAAATTCTTTTATATCTGATTTTATCTTTTATTGTGTGATGATCAATGATCATTATGCTACCGGGGCAGCAACTTTCAATTTGCGCCTTGAAACTATACAAATTATCAAAGCTTGTATCCCAATCACCATATAGTTCCTTCAAGCCTAATAGCTTACCCATATAGACTCTCTTAGAGTTGATGTTGATTCCATGATGCTCTTTAAGCTTCTTTCGCAATGCCTTTGGTCCTGGAGTTGCATCCTCAATTATCTAGTCCTTCACGTGCTCACATATCCACCGCTTGTTTGCATTCTTCaacttattttttctttttgtacTAGAGCAATCATGACCACAAGGGTTCTTTCTCACCTACAAAAGATGAACATAGAAAATTAGTACTAGAGTAAAGACCATGACCACAAATTAAGCACACATGAGTAAAGTTAGAAAATTACCATTACTGTGCACTCATCTTCCATTGTAGAAGCATATATCCTCCATGGACAATTATCTTCATCCCTTCTTGAACAATAAGCTCTGAACCTATGTGGTGCACTCTTTTCGGTGTCAAACTCAAATTCATGTTTGATTGTATGTTGAGAAAGCGCCAATTTAAACTCTGCCATATTGGGATATTTTCTTCCTTCGCTCATTGGAGGATCTAATTTATTATATTCATTGGAGGATCTGCCTCGTGATATTCCTCATCTTCCTCTACTTCAACCTCTAACATGCTCTCATCCTCATTCTCATCCTCGCTTTCAACCTCGCTCTCAGCCACGATCTCATGATCAGGAACATAGTCTTTGTCCTTTTCTTTGTTGGAACAAGGAACCATGATAAGAGGTATAGGTTCATCCTCTAAATAAATATTTTCCTCATCAACACCAACATGCTCACTCTCAGGTATTGGGTTGTGAAGATaatcatcatcatcttgttctaTGTTGTTAGGTTGGCTATGGCATCACTATGCCACTCCGTTATAAGCTCATATGGTTCCAATGGATCACAATATGCAACAAACATGTGCACAACCTTTGTCTTAGAGTTTTTCTCAAACATCGACACCAATTCTTGGTCAGATGTTACTTCAGGGTAGATTTTAAGAACATCATCATAGTACTAAACATGTGCAACTTCCAAATAACGAGCCGAGTAGTGCACTACGATTGAATCAACCAAGTCCTTATAATTTGTTAAGTCGGAATAAATAACCTTATCAAAACAAAAGCATTTGATATCCTTTCTAGCCTTTTTTGGGTTGGCAAGAAAATTGATTTTCAGCACATAAGTTGAATTTTGATCCATCCTGTAAACACCAAATAAACTTAATCATGAGTTGAATTTGGGATCCATCGCTAAGTTCATATTTTGCACCAAATTATCATCTCTAAATGAAACTCCTAAGTAAtctgttgcattttgacaaatctaGAAGAGAGGTGCAGCAAATATGTTGCATTTGGGATCCATCTCTAAGTAATCTTCAAAGCCATCTCTAAGTACTCTGTCAAATTTAAAGAAGAGATGACTCACCCATCTAGACAAGCCGATGTAGCCGCATCCCTTGGTGATACTTGGCCCCCTgcctccccaccatggccgccTTTCCCGTCCTCCAGGGGTTGGCCGCCCCCTGCCTCCCGACCATGGCCGCCTCTCCCGTCCTCTAGGAGTTGGCCGCCACCCGCCTCCCCACCATGGTCGCCTCGCCCGTCCTCCAGGGAttcgccgcccccccccccgcctccccaCCATGGACGCCTCGCGCATGGCCCTCTTCCACCTCGCCCTCCTCCATGCGTCGCCGCTGGGTGCCTCgctagcgccgccaccgctgggtGCCTCGCTCGCGCCGCCGCCACTAGGTGCAGCGCTAGGTTTAGGTCtcggggaggagaaggggaatcGGGGCCGGAAGGGGGGTTCGTTTTTCTTTTTTTAGCGTGCTATGAAGAAGGGGTAAAAACGACTTTTCCTATCATAGTTGACAGTGTTAACGGCAAAGAGCGACAGAAGTGTCATGGAAGGAAGAAAAATAAAGTTAGGGTGTCAAAGAAGGAAAAAATAAATTTTTAGGGCCAAAAAGGGAACCAAAATTTAAGAAAGGGCTAAATAAGGAATTCTATATAAATTTGGCCAGTGCTGGATGGCCAAGGATCCCATTATATGGCAACGGGATCTTGGCTACATCAAAAATGATCTTCTCTATCCTGTAGTTTAGCTCGCCACAAAAACATAACTGGTAATGTGAGCTTACCCttgggctggcttctccctagGTTGATACCTTGAAAAGTGCCCAGCTCCTCGAGATCTCCCTTGGGAATTTGCACCCTCTTAATCACTTgtggcgagatcaagttcagactggcCCAACCGTCCACTAGaattttcgtcaccttgaggttgcgaatttttggcgaaaccaacaatggcaagcacccgaccgcggttgtgggATCAAGGTGATCCTCAGCATCGAAAAtcataggcgtgttggaccatttcagtgCCTTCTGGGTGTCGATCGATGGCTTTGTCGCATTGATCTCGcgtgcccactgtttaagctggcggtgagaagaaTGCAATGAGgtgccaccatcgatgcacatggcttctgtggccttctgaaattcttggtcactaGACTCATCTTCCTCTTCGCAGTCATCATCcccctctttcttgtcgcggcctcgagTAGGCCTCTCTTGCTGCTTTTCCTTGCTGTGTCGACCCTCTCGGCCACCACGCTTCCTGCCGGAGCCCTTAGCACCATCCTAGCCCTTCTCCTTATCCCGTCTTTCATACTCAGCTTTCTACCTCTCCACAAGTTGCTCAACTTGCCGGTAGTTTTGGacatcatggcctttggtgcgatggatcttgcagtattgcttgtcggagcccttCGGATTGTTGGCGGCCGCGAAGGCCTggcaggcggcacacccggcaacctcttTGCCAGGGTTGtcgaccttggccttcttggtgatGTCGGGGTTGCCGGATTCCTTGACGGCAAGCAAGGTCTTGCCCCTGCGCTTCCTATTACACCGTCGGCCCTTCCTTGCCGGGGCGAGGCGTGTTCGTCTCCAGAATCGCTTCCCGTGCTGGCATCTgtgctggggtacttccttccttcttcagcacGAGCACATCTGTCGGCCAAAACATACAGTTCGGCAACATCCCTAACCTTGTTCATggccagctcttcatgcatcttgtggttgcgcatgttctgatggaacgcgctaatgacAGTGagaggatgaacatctgggatggtgtACTGCACATGGCTAAatatctgaatgtacttgcgcaaggaTTCGCCATCCTTTTGGGGGATGagatgcaaatcacttgcctggccaggagtttgatggcctccggtaaaggcgccaataaactcgtggcacaggtccgaccaagaggagatggaatccaccggcaggttgatacgtctctaatgtatctataattattgatttctccatgctatattatctactgtttttaatgtttatgggctttattatacacttttatatcatttttgggactaacctattaacccagagcctagtgccagtttctgtttttaccctattttagtgttttgaagaaaagcaaaatcaaacggaatccaattgatctgaaacttcacggaactcattttttgaaggaaagaagcccagaagacttggagtgcacgtcgaggaacctacgaggaggtcacgaggcagggggcgcgcccaccccccctgggcgcgcccaccaccctcgtgagcccctcgtggcccccctgacgtacttcttctgcctatatatctccatataccctaaaaacatccgtgagcataatagatcgggagttctgcggccagaagcctccgtagccaccgaaaaccaatctagaccccttccggcactctgtcggagggggcaatccttctccggtggccatcttcatcatcccgttgctccccatgatgaggagggagtagttctgcctcagggctgagggtatgtaccagtagctttgtgtttgatctctctctctctctcgtgttcttgagatgatatgatcttgatgtatcgcgagatttgctattatatttggatcctatgatgtttcttccccccctcttctctcttgtaatgaatcgagtttcccctttgaagtaatcttatcggattgagtctttaaagatttgagaacacttgatgtatgtcttgccgtggatatctgtggtgacaatgggatatcacgtgattcacttgatgtatgttttggtgatcaacttgcgggttccgcccatgaacctatgcataggggttggcacacgtttttgtcgtgattctctggtagaactttggggcactctttgaggtcttttgtgttggttgaatagatgaatctaagattgtgtgatgcatatcgtataatcatgcccacggatacatgaggtgacattggagtatctaggtgacattagggttttggttgatttgtatcttaaggtgtaattctagtacgaactctagggctgtttgtgacacttataggaatagcccaacgaattgattggaaagaataactttgaggtggtttcgtaccctaccataatctcttcgttcgttctccgctattagtgactttggagtgacgctttgttgcatgttgagggatagttatgtgatccaattatgttagtattgttgagaggacttgcactagtgaaagcatgaaccctaggccttgtttcaacacattgcaataccgtttacgctcacttttatcacttgttaccttgctgtttttataatttcagattacaaatacctttatctactatccatataccacttgtttcaccatctattcgctgaactagtgcacctatacaatttaccgttgtattgggtgtgctggggacacaagagactttttgttatttggttgcagggttgcttgagagagaccatcttcgtcctacgcctcctacggattgataaaccttaggtcatccacttgagggaaatttgctactatcccacaaacctctacacttggaggcccaacaacgtctacaagaagaaggttgtgtagtagacatcaagctcttttctggcgccgttgccagggaggttagcgcttgaaggtatatctttagatcttgcaatcgagtcttttagtttcttgttttatcactagtttagtttataaaataaaattacaaaaaaatggaattgagtttgtctcatacgcttcacctttttaatatctttagtgagtatgatggaaaggataattgtgctcaagtgctagaagaagaaatctataaaatgtttggcactaaatattttaatgatgagcatgattgcaatgttgttagcatgaactccttgaatatccatgatgctaatgatatgcaaagccacaagcttggggaagctatgttcgatgaagatgatattttttgtcccccatgttttgatgagcaaatttattatgatgaaagcatgcctcctatttatgatgattatattgatgaaagtggatttggagaggtcatgactttattttatgatgaatccactattccggaagaggttccaattgattatgagaacaaggttgctatctatgatgattattgtgatgacttgtatgctataaaaaataacaatatccatgaaacttgtcatcattattttagttttcaattggattatacctcacatgataattattttgttgagtttgctcccactattattcatgagaagaattttgcttgtgtggagagtaataaaatttctatgcttgtagatcatgaaaagaatgctttaggtgctggttatattgttgaattcattcatgatgctactgaaaattattatgagggaggaatatatgcttgtaggaattgcaataatatcaagtttcctctctatgtgcttaaaattttgaagttatgcttgttttaccttcctatgcaagttgattcttgttcccataagttgtttgctcacaaaatccctatgcataggaagtgggtttgaCTTaactgttctagtcatattcttcatgatgctctctttatgttacaattcttatccttcatgtgagcatcattgaaatcatcatgcctagctaggggcattaaacgatagcgcttgttgggaggcaacccaattttatttttgttccttgatcttgttcctgtttagtaataaataattcatctatcctctgtttatatgtggttttatgcttttaattagtgtttgtgccaagtagaacctttgggaagacttggggaaagtcttgttgatcatgctgtaaaaaacagaaactttagcgctcacgagaattgcttccatttttatttggaaagtgttatttagttaattctttttgaaggtgattaataaataaattcctcaggtccagaagtttatttgagaattttatgagtttcagaagtatacgtttgatccagattagtacagactgttctgtttttgacagattttgtttttcatgtgttgtctacttattttgatgaatctatggacagtaaaatagtttataaaccatagagaagttggaataaagtaagtttaacaccaatataaataaataatgagttcattacagtactttgaagtggtgatttagtttcttatactaatggagcttacgagttttctgttaagttttgtgctgtgaagtttccaagttttgggtaaggattcgatggaatatggaataaggagtggcaagagcctaagcttggggatgcccaaggcaccccaaggtaatattaaagtatatccaagagcctaagcttggggatgccccggaaggcatcccctctttcgtcttcgttcatcggtaactttacatggagctatatttttattcgccacacgatatgtgttttgcttgatgttatttagaacaatgtttttcatattttatttcaatagaagtggcatagatagcctttactatgcctattttagaagtccacatgttgctgtttaaaaacagaaagtttaccgctgttgcaataattccctagaaaagtcagaatgtgctaaaatgttgaaaccttttgcatattaagctctgataaatttactacagtgggaattttctttcataatttttgtggctagtgaagtatgtatgttgctgcattctttacagactgtcctgtttaggcagattgctgttatgtttgcattgtttgcatatgtttgcttctttaatgattctatttgaggataggactattaaatatgcagaggcatttagtatgcaatgttgaataataattttattgatttgctacagtagagtatgagaaggtttttgcaatggtttatactaacttatctcacgagtccttgttgagttttgtgtggatgaagcttttgagatttagggagaccgtgatttgagaggaattaaggagacacaaaagctcaagcttggggatgcccaaggcactccaagataatatttcaagaagtctcaagcatctaagcttggggatgccccgtttggcatcccacctttcttcttcaacaattatcggttagtatcggttgatcctaagtttttgcttcttcacatgatgtgtgctattcttagatgtcattttattttgcttttcttgctgtttgaatagagtaaCAAGATCtcaaattattaaatgttagagagtcttcacatagttgcataattattaaactactcattgatcttcacttatatctttcggagtagtttgtcatttgctctagtgcttcacttatatcttttagagaatggtggtagttttattttgaggaaatagatgaactctcatgcttcacttagattatttcgagagtcttaaatagcatggtaatttgcttaaaatcctaatatgctaggtattcaagaataataaaattctcttatgagtgtgttgaatactatgagaagtttgatacttgataattgtttttagatatggagatggtgatattagagtcattcttgttgagtggttatgaatttgagaagtacttgtgttgaagtttgtgattcctgtagcatgcacgtatggtgaaccgctatgtgatgaagtcagagcatgatttatttattgattgtcttccttatgagtggcggtcggggatgagcgatggtcttttcctaccaatctatccccctaggaacatgcgcgtaatactttgctttgataacttgtagatttttgcaataagtatatgagttctttatgactaatgttgagttcatggattataggcactctcacccttccacctttgctagcctctctagtaccgcgcaacttttgccggtaccataaacccaccatataccttcctcaaaacagccaccatacctacctattatggcatttccatagccattccgagatatattgccatgcaactttccaccgttccgtttattatgacacgcttcatcattgtcatattgctttgcatgatcatgtagttgacatcgtatttgtgggaaagccaccgttcataattctttcatacatgtcactcatgcatcattgcacatcccggtacaccgccggaggcattcatatagagtcatatcttgttctaagtatcgatttgtaattcttgagttgtaagaaaaataaaattgtgatgatcaacattattagagcattttcatagtgaggaaaagatgatggagactatgattcccccacaagtcgggatgagactccggatgaaaataaataaataaaagaggccaaagaagcccaaataaaaaaatagaaaagaggccataaaaaaggagaaggcccaaataataaaataaaaaaatgagagaaaaagagagaaggggcaatgctactatccttttaccacacttgtgcttcaaagtagcaccatgatcttcatgatagagagtctcctatgttgtcactttcatatactagtgggaatctttcattatagaacttggcttgtatattccaatgatgggcttcctcaaaatgccctaggtcttcatgagcatgcaggttggatgcacacccacttagtttctttttgagctttcatacacttatagctctagtgcatccgttgcatggtaatccctactcactcacattgatatctattgatgggcatctccatagcccattgatacgcctagttgatgtgagactatcttctcctttttgtcttctccacaaccaccattctattccacctatagtgctatatccatggctcacgctcatctattgcgtgatgattgaaaaagtttgagaatatcaaaagtatgaaacaattgcttggcttgtcatcggggttgtgcatgatttaaatattttgtgtggtgaagatggatcatagccagactatatgattttgtagggatagctttctttggccatgttattttgagaagacatgatttcttagttagtatgcttgaagtattattatttctatgagaatatgaacttttatcttgaatctttcagatctgaatattcatgccacaattaagaagaattacattgaaattatgccaagtagcagtccgcatcaaaaattctatttttatcatttacctactcgaggacgagcaggaattaagcttggggatgctgatacgtcttcaacgtatctataatttttgattgctccatgctatattatctactgttttgattatgggctttattatacacttttatatcatttttgggactaacctattaacccagagcccagtgccagtttctgtttttaccctattttagggtttcgaagaaaaggaaaatcaaacggagtccaattgatctgAAACGGAGTCCAAtcgaagaaaagaaaaggaaaattaaacgGAGTCCATTTTAGGAGgtcacgagggaggggggcgcgcccacccccctgggcgcgccctccaccctcgtgagcccctcgtggcccccctgacatacttcttccgcctatatatatctccatataccctaaaaacatccgtgagcacaatatatcgggagttccactgccataagcctccgtagccaccgaaaaccaatctagacccgttccggcaccctgccggagggggcaatccttctccggtggccatcttcatcatcacggtgctctccatgacgaggatggagtagttctccctcggggctgagggtatgtaccagtagctatgtgtttgatctctctctctcgtgttcttgagatgatacaatctt from Triticum aestivum cultivar Chinese Spring chromosome 4A, IWGSC CS RefSeq v2.1, whole genome shotgun sequence harbors:
- the LOC123083824 gene encoding translation initiation factor IF-2-like → MRESMGYAPVLSAAAPAPYSSGDLISLTCGPSLPVAAARARHPAVAALARHPAATHGGGRGGRGPCARRPWWGGGGGGGESLEDGRGDHGGEAGGGQLLEDGRGGHGREAGGGQPLEDGKGGHGGEAGGQVSPRDAATSACLDGGPPKKREKTTKASIVPYEDDAPASSMCFLPSQSLEPTTTKKRKHDNSITGASKSQMLEKTTKGKGLNLDLE